CATGGGATGAGATGAAGGCTGTCATGAGAAAAAGATTTGTACCCAGCCACTACTATAGatatttgcacaggaaattgcAAAGTCTAACTCAAGGCTCCATGGGTGTGGAAGATTACTATAAGGAGATGGAAATAGCCATGATTAGAGCCAATGTTGAAGAAGACCGAGAGGCAACTATGGCTAGATTCATTGGAGGTTTAAAGAAGGAGATAGCTGATGTGGTAGAATTGCAACATTATatagagatggaggatttgCTGCACAAAGCTATTCTAGTGGAAaggcaattgaaagctaagagtACCTCCAAATTTACTATTAGTTTCTCATGGAAATCGAATTGGCAAAATAACAAATCTGTGTCAAAgccaaaagaagatgcaaaggcCAAAAATTCGATTGCTGCACCTAAAGGTAAAATGGAAACTAATTCATCCTCTAGATCTCGTGATATCAAATGTTTCAGGTGTCAAGGAGTTGGACATATTGCTTCTCAATGTCCAAATAAAAGAGCCATGATACTGCTGGATAATGGAGACATAGAGAGTGTGAGCTCAAGTGATGATGACATGCCACCATTGGAGGATTGTAGTGATGTTGAAGTTGCTGAACCTGTTGTTGGAGATGTTGACAAGAACCCACCAGGAGACCTGCCCTAGGAACCCTTGAATCAATTTGCTATACTTGCCCCGAGATTGCTAGAAAAACAAGTTGTAGGAGATCAGATTAGAACTCTAAGGAAACTAAGtccttaaaaccctaatccttgaagacgccacaaaggttgatcactccctttgataagtcagaattttgtattctaatccaagaacacaaaagagcatagcaaagcttgccaacactttaattcattcataataatcccttggttacatatggcagcctttatataggcttcaaactaagctattggaaaggacaccatcccctttccaaggcaataagtaaaaaacgttttccaagtcacaactttcaagttacaacttcaaaataataaatgacacaactttcaaggttcctaactacgaagtacatgaataacttaggaaaaaacgagttgacaagtcaaaacttcatgtacaagtaattaggaacacaacaagactcaagcccaaaagtacccacgaaaaatgggcctaaatagcatctccacgtggatcagcgttgtttaatggctccaagctttgttcttcagcatttactatgtaaagataagtgatcaatcttggtgaagccttagagtcttctagagcagcctccttctcttgaatttccatgactagtccatataaagcttctttcatttgttttgcccttgctctagtcattggacctccaattccttgtaatggatctttggaattagcttgaaccattcggccagccccttgatctctatcattccctccctcctcgaaaggattcgtcctcgaatcaccTACATCAAATAAGGATAAATCAGCAACATTAAAAGTAGCACTAATATTACTATAGTTGCTTGGCAAATCCAGCTTGTAGGCGATGTCTATACTTAACTGTTATTTTGTTGATGGCTCGGCAatccacacacatgcgccatgTTCCATCTTTCTTTGGGACTAGGATGACAGGAACCGAACATGGGCTAAGACTTTCTCTGACAATTCCCTTTTTCACCAGCTCATCCACTTGCCTTTGGATTTCCTTTGTTTCTTCGGGATTAGCTCTATATGCAGGTCTGTTTGGAATGGTAGAACCGGGCATGAAGTCTATTTGATGCTCAATGCCTCTTAAGGGTGGTAGTCCATTAGGAATCTCTTTTGGAAATATGTCCTCAAATTCCTGCAATAAAGTCACAACAACACTAGGCAAGGAGGGGTTAAGATCGTTAGTAGAAAGATAAACATCCTTGTACATAAGTACAAGTAGTTGCTGTCTTGAGAACATAACACTCTTAACCTCATTTTTTTCAGCAAACACActcatttttttacttttctcttttttttgaatacTTTTCTCTCTGCTCTCAATCTCACTCCTTTCATTTGCATTTTTCCTCTCGGACTcaccttctctctttttacaCTCTCTCGCTATCCGAATCTGATCTTCATAAGCTTGCAAAGGTTTGAGAGGGGTTAGGACTACAGTGCGGTTGTTCATCATAAAAGAATAATGGTTTTTGTATCCATTGTGTGTAACCTTCCTATCAAACTGCCATGGTCGTCCAAGCAAAATATGACTAGCATGCATTGGTGCCACATCACAAAGAATCTCATCTGTGTATTTGccaattgaaaatgaaacgagcacttgctTGTTTACCCTCACTTCTCCACATTCATTTAACCATTGCAACTTGTATGGATTAGGATGCTTCATGGTGGGTAACTCCAGCTTATCTACTAACAAAGTACTAGCAACATTAGTGCAGCTTCCGCTATCAATAATCATGGTACATATCTTTCCCTTCACATGACATCTAGTATGGAAAATATGTTCACGTTGCTCCTTATCACCATCATCCTTAGGCTGGATGCTTAGTGCTCTTCTTGTCACCAACATATCTCCATGTACAGGTTCTTCAATGTCAATATCACTGCAATTTTCTAAGGGTGGCATCTCATCCTCACTTGAACTAGCACTTTCAATGTCACCATTCTCCAACATAATCATAATCCTCTTGTTTGGGCATTGGGAAGCAATATGCCCAAATCCTTGGCACCTAAAACACTTAACATTACGTGATTTAGAAGAAGTGTTAGTTTCGGTTTTACCTTTTGAAATAGCAACCGAATCTTTTGgctttgcatcttcttttgtttttgaggCAGATTTGTTATCCTTCCAATTAGACTTCCATGTGGAACTAGAAGCCAAACCCGATTTGGATCCTTTGGACTTGATTTGCTTTTCTATTTTGATGGCCTTGTGCAACAGCTCCTCCATCTCCACATAGTGTTGCAATTCAACCACATCAGCAACCTCTTTGTTTAAGCCTCCAATAAATCTTGCCATGGTAGCCTCTCGATCTTCCTCTATATTAGCTTTAATCATTGCCATCTCCATTTCTTTATAATAGTCTTCCACACTCATGGAGCCTTGAACCAGCCCTTGTAACTTTCTATGTAAATCTCTATAGTAATGGCTAGGTACAAATCTCTTGCGCATTACCAATTTCATATCTTCCCATGACCGAATTGGCCTTTCTCCAATCCTTCGCCGACTAATCATCAATTGATCCCACCATATGCTTGCATAATCCGTGAACTCAACGGCTGCCAATTTCACCTTTTTCTCATTTGAATAGTTGTGACAATCAAACACATGTTCAACTTTTCTCTCCCATTCCAAGTAAAGTTCGGGATCATTCTTTCCTTGAAAGATAGGAATCTTCATCTTGATGCTGCCCAGATTATTATCTTTTGAATCATCGGCCTTCTTTCCCCTTCTAGAGTAAGATTCATAATCtaaatcttcttcatcatcttcaaacatctgccccctcaaaggtttgattctgcttggtgattccaaatcatccaTTCGTGCACCAAGCTTAGTAAGTTGATCAGCAATGGCTTTCATCCATAACTTCATATCAACATCTGGTTGTTCACTACCTCCACTACTCATCTTTGTATGCTGCAATCAAAAGATTAGTATAAACAGAATAGGTCCTCACACACTCCTCTCTCGGGTGGACACTCTTTTAtggctttttcttgatgatgaactcacactcttgccttttaccactCAAGCCAGCCCTCTTTATGTTCTTGAAAGAATCAAAATCAACAAATCACAAAGAGCGATCAGATGGATGGTGGCAAATCTCCAAGAAAATCAGAATTTTAAGGACTTCGATGAGGCAAATGGTACTCACAAGAAAAATTGTCTTAAAGCATCAAGAACATAAGAAGACTTCAAAAGGAAGTAAAGGATATGTAATAGAAACAACTAGAAAGCAAGGAGAAATAAGAACAAGCTAAGCAGCCTTGTAATACGTAAAACGGTCTTGTAACAAGTGAAACAACCTTGCAACAAGGGGTCTTCAGCTTTGCAACAAGTGAAACAGCCTTGTAATTAATGCCCCTTAATCAataaccttctttctttctttctttctttctttcttttcttttcttttttttttcgttttttttttcgttttttttttcgtctttttttttttttttttttttgaatcaaactaAGTAACAGAAGATTTAAAAACAAAACAGATTAGAGGAAACAAGAAACACAaggaactgaaaaaaaaaacagaaataagAGAACGAACAAAGAAacttaaagaaataaaataagaacaaaGGAACAAAGATGATAAAGGATAAGTAACCTGATTTCAAGAaccaaagctctgataccaaataacaagaacccaccaggagacctgccctaggaacccttgaatcaatttgctatacttgccccgagattgctagaaaaacaagttgtaggagatcagattagaactctaaggaaactaagtccttaaaaccctaatccttgaagacgccacaaaggttgatcactccctttgataagtcagaattttgtattctaatccaagaacacaaaagagcatagcaaagcttgccaacactttaattcattcataataatcccttggttacatatggcagcctttatatagacttcaaactaagctattggaaaggacaccatcccctttccaaggcaataagtaaaaaatgttttccaagtcacaacttccaagttacaacttcaaaataataaatgacacaactttcaaggttcctaactacgaagtacatgaataacttaggaaaaaacgagttgacaagtcaaaacttcatgtacaagtaattaggaacacaacaagactcaagtccaaaagtacccacgaaaaatgggcctaaatagcatctccacgtggatcagccttgtttaatggctccaagctttgttcttcagcatttactatgtaaagataagtgatcaatcttggtgaagccttagagtcttctagagcagcctccttctcttgaatttccatgactagtccatataaagcttctttcatttgttttgccCTTGCTCTAGTCATTGGACCTCCAATTCCTTGTAATGGATCTTTGGAATTAGCTTGAACCATTCGGCCAGCCCCTTGATCTCTATCAGATGTGCTTGTTACTAGGCGTGCTCTCAACATGCAACCTAAGGCGGGTGGTAATGAGGACCAACGTGAGCATATATTTCATACAAGATGTCATATAAACGACAAGGTATGCAACTTAATCATTGATAGTAGGAGTTGCACTAATGTTGCTAGCACCTTGTTGGTTGAAAAATTGAGTTTGCCCACATTAAAGCACCCTAATCCATATAGACTTCAGTGGCTGAATGATTGTGGAGACATAAGGGTGACTAAGCAAGTGATGATTTCATTTTCCATCAGTAAATACAAGGATGAAGTTCTTTGTGATGTGGCACCTATGCATGCTGGACATCTACTTCTTGGGCGTCCGTGGCAATTTGATAGAAGGGTTATTCATGATGGGTACAAAAATAGATACACTCTTGTTATGAACAATCACACTATTGTTTTAACACCTCTCCAACCAACCGAGGCCTATGCTGATCAAATCAGAATTACAAGAGAGTGTAAGTTGAGAGAGGAGCAATTGAGCATTCAagaaaaagggaggaaagataagaaaaatgagagtGAGCAgacgaaagaaaagaataaattagaatccaaagaagagaaaaaaaagagagtgagtgcatttgcaagcaaaagagaggtTGAGAGTGCCTTGTTAGCAAAAGAGCAGCTACTTGTGCTCATACACAAGGATGTTTATTTCACTAACAAACTCAATTCTTCTTTGCCTAGTATGGTTGCTTCTTTGTTACAGAAATTTGGTGATATTTTTTCAGAAGAAATTCCCCATGGATTACCTCCTACAAGAGGTATTGAGCATCAGATTGACTTAATTCCAGGTTCTTCAATCCCAAATAGACCAGCCTACAGAACAAGTCCAGAGGaagcaaaagaaattcaaaggCAAGTAGATGAGTTGCTGCAAAAAGGATTTGTGAGGGAGAGTCTTAGCCCATGTTCTGCTCCTGTGATCTTGGTTCCGAAGAAAGATGGGATGTGGCGCATGTGTACGGACTGCCGAGCCATAAATAAAATCACTGTAAAGTATCGATATCCTATCCCTAGATtggatgatatgcttgatgaattgcatggttcgtgtgtgttttctaaaatagatttgAAGAGTGGATCCTATCAAATTCGCATGAAAGaaggtgatgaatggaaaacagcttttaaaacaaaatatggtTTATATGAGTGGATGGTGATGCCATTTGGCTTATCTAATGCACCCAGCACCTTCATGAGGTTAATGAACCATGTTTTGCGTTCTTTCATTGGGAAATTTGTTGTAGtgtattttgatgatattttgatttatagcaagaccttagatgaacatgttaatcatttgcatgttgttcttaatgttttgagagaaaacaaattatatgctAATCTTAAAAAGTGTTCATTCTGCCGTGAATCTGTTGTGTTTTTGGGTTTTGTTGTAATTTCGAAAGGAATAAGTGTGGATGAGGAGAAGGTAAGGGCAATTAGAGAATGGCCTACACCTAAGAATGCAAATgaggtaagaagttttcatagtttagcaagtttttatagaaggtttgtaaagaactttagttctattgctgcacctttgaatgaacttgttaaaaaaaatgttgtgtTTAAGTGGAATGAAGTGCATGAGGAAgcttttaattcattaaaagaaaaattgactaatgcacctttgctttgtttgcctaattttgataaagcttttgaaattgaatgtgatgcatctggTGTTGGCATAGGGGCCGTACTAATGCAGGACTCTAAACCAATTGCTTACTTTAGTGAAAAGCTTAATGGGGCATCATTGAATTATTCCACGTATGACAAAGAGTTGTACGCTTTGGTGAGAGCTTTGCAAACTTGGCAACACTACTTGTGGTCAAGGGAATTCATAATTCATTCTGACCATCAAAGCTTGAAGTTTCTAAGATCTCAAGGTAAGCTTCAAAAAAGACATGCCAAGTGGTTGGAATTCATTGAGATGTTTTTTTATGTAATCAAGTATAAGAATGGTAAGGAAAACAAAGTGGCTGACGCATTGTCCAGAAGGTATGCATTGCTTACTTCTTTGCAAACTAAATTACTTGGTTTTGAGTTTATAAAGGACTTATATGCTAATGATTCTGACTTTGGCCAAGTATGGAATTCTTGTTCTAAGCATGCTTTTGGAGACTATTATAGGCATGATGGTTtcttgtttaagaaaaataagttgTGTGTGCCTGTTTGTTCCTTGCGTGAAATGCTAGTTAGAGAAAGTCATGGTGGTGGATTGATGGGACATTTTGGGATAAAAAGGACCTTAGAAATATTGCATGAGCATTTTTATTGGTCTAACATGAAGCATGATGTGCAATCGGTCTGTGATAAGTGCATAGCATGTAAACAAGCTAAATCTAAAGTCATGCCCCATGGCTTCTATACACCTTTGCCTGTGTCTAATCAACCCTGGACTGATATTTCAATGGATTTCGTGTTAGGATTACCTCGATCTCAAGGTGGCAAAGATAGTATATTTGTCGTTGTTGATAGGTTTAGtaaaatggcacatttcattCCATGCTCTAAAACCAATGATGCAACACATATTGTTGATTTGTTCTTTAAAGAGATAATGCGCTTGCATGGATTGCCTAGAACAATAGTAAGTGATAGGGATGTAAAGTTCCTAAGTCATTTTTGGAAAACTTTGTGGAATAAACTAGGAACAAAACTCTTATTTTCTACTGTTGCACATCCTCAAACGGATGGACAAACTGAAGTAGTAA
This is a stretch of genomic DNA from Phoenix dactylifera cultivar Barhee BC4 chromosome 9, palm_55x_up_171113_PBpolish2nd_filt_p, whole genome shotgun sequence. It encodes these proteins:
- the LOC120111977 gene encoding uncharacterized protein LOC120111977; this encodes MFEDDEEDLDYESYSRRGKKADDSKDNNLGSIKMKIPIFQGKNDPELYLEWERKVEHVFDCHNYSNEKKVKLAAVEFTDYASIWWDQLMISRRRIGERPIRSWEDMKLVMRKRFVPSHYYRDLHRKLQGLVQGSMSVEDYYKEMEMAMIKANIEEDREATMARFIGGLNKEVADVVELQHYVEMEELLHKAIKIEKQIKSKGSKSGLASSSTWKSNWKDNKSASKTKEDAKPKDSVAISKGKTETNTSSKSRNVKCFRCQGFGHIASQCPNKRIMIMLENGDIESASSSEDEMPPLENCSDIDIEEPVHGDMLVTRRALSIQPKDDGDKEQREHIFHTRCHVKGKICTMIIDSGSCTNVASTLLVDKLELPTMKHPNPYKLQWLNECGEVRVNKQVLVSFSIGKYTDEILCDVAPMHASHILLGRPWQFDRKVTHNGYKNHYSFMMNNRTVVLTPLKPLQAYEDQIRIARECKKREGESERKNANERSEIESREKSIQKKEKSKKMSVFAEKNEVKSVMFSRQQLLVLMYKDVYLSTNDLNPSLPSVVVTLLQEFEDIFPKEIPNGLPPLRGIEHQIDFMPGSTIPNRPAYRANPEETKEIQRQVDELVKKGIVRESLSPCSVPVILVPKKDGTWRMCVDCRAINKITVKYRHRLQAGFAKQL